The stretch of DNA AGGCTCTTCGGCGCCATGATGACGAGCGGCTTTGCGTCCGCCTGTCCGCACAGAGATGCCTGGCGGCGGAGCAGATGGAAGTACTGCGCGGCGCTGGTAAGATTCGCAACCGTCCAGTTTTCTTCTGCGGATAGCTGCAAATACCGTTCCAATCGGCCGCTGGAGTGTTCCGGTCCTTGCCCTTCGTAGCCATGGGGCAGCAGGATGGCCAGGTTGCTGCGCTGCGTCCATTTGGCGCGTCCGGCAGAAATGAACTGGTCGATAATCACCTGCGCGGCATTGGCGAAATCGCCGTACTGCGCTTCCCACAGCACGAATGTCTCCGGTGCAAATACATTGTAGCCGTACTCGTAGCCGAGCACCGAAGCCTCCGACAACGGGCTGTTGTAGACGCCGAAGGAAGCCTTGGTATCTTCAAGCTGGTGAAGCGGAGAATAGAGTTCTCCCGTTTCACTGTCGTGAAGCACGAGATGCCGCTGCGAGAAGGTGCCGCGCTGCGCGTCCTGGCCGCTCAGACGGATTGGCGTTCCGTCCTGGAGAATGGTCGCGAAAGCCAGCGTTTCGGCCAGCGCCCAATCCACCTTTTCCCCGTCGTTCAGCAGATCCTTGCGCCGCTGCAGAATCCGCTGCAGCTTCGGGTACACCTTAAAGCCTTCGGGAAAGGACAGCAGCTGGCGGTTAATGCTCTGCAGCCTGCCCAGCGGAACAGCTGTAGGCGCTGAGCTTTCTTCATCCGTCTGCAAGGCGACGGCTGTCTTCGTTTCGCCGTTCTTTTGCTTACCCTCTTTCATCCGCTCGTAAGCCTGCTGAAGCACATTGTCCGCTTCGGCGCTCATCTTCGCCAGTTCATCCTGGGTAATCACCTTTTCGCGCTCCAGCCTCTCGGCATAAATCCGGAGAACGGTAGGATGATTCTTCACCTTGCCGTAGACGATCGGCTGGGTCATTTCGGGATCATCCATTTCATTATGTCCGTGCCTGCGGTAACCGATAAGATCGATCAGGAAATCTTTCTTGAACAGGTTGCGGTAAGCGCTGGCCAGGCGGACGGCGTCAATGCAGGCTTCCGGATCGTCAGCATTGACATGGACTATCGGAATTTCATAGCCTTTGGCAAGATCGCTTGCATAGTGCGTGGAGCGGGAATCCTCGCTCTCTGTCGTGAAGCCGATCCGGTTATTGACGATGATGTGGATCGTTCCGCCATTCTGGTATCCCTGAAGCTTGCCGATATTCAGCGTCTCCGCTACAATGCCTTCGCCGGGGAAGGCGGCGTCTCCGTGGATCAGCACAGCCATGGCCTTGTTCGTGTTGAGCACAGGCAGCCCCGGAGCGCTTCGGTCTTCCTGGGCCGCGCGCGCAAAGCCTTCCACGACCGGGTTGACGAATTCCAAGTGGCTCGGGTTGTTGGCAAGCGTCAGACGGGCTCGTACGGTCTCGCCTTCATGGAACGCGCGGTCGGCGCCCAAATGGTATTTTACATCTCCGGTCCAGCCGTAGTTGATGCCCATGGAGCCTTCGGACGGGAACAGCTCCTTGTTTGGAGAGTGGTGGAATTCGGAGAAAATAATATCGTATGGTTTACCCAAGATATGCGCGAGCACATTCAAACGGCCCCGGTGGGCCATCCCCATCAGGATATGCTCCGCGCCGTCGTGCGCGGCCGCGCGGACAATTTCGTCCAGCATGGGAACAAGCGCATCATTGCCTTCCAGACTGAACCGCTTCTGGCCGACGAATGTCTTATGCAGGAACGTCTCGAACTGCTCCACCTGGATGAGCCGGCCCAGCAGCCCTTTGCGTTCCGCCGGAGTCAGCGGAGCGGGCGAGGTGGCCGATTCGGCCTGGCTGTTCAACCAGCGAAGCTCCTGCTCGTCGTGGACATGGCCGAACTCGTAAGCGATCGTCTTGGTATAGGTTTGGCGCATCCGGTGATAAGCGTCCCAGCCTGTCAGCACATCCTGCGGAGCATTCTCCCAGATAAGCGAAGCCGGCAGGGCAAGCAAATCTTCGCGCGTAAGCTCATAAGTCTCGGGGTCCAGCCATTTGGCCATGGAGGTATGGCCCTGTTCCAGCGGGTCAATGTCGGCCGCCAGATGGCCAAAAATGCGGATGCTAGCGATCAACTTGGAGGCTCTAACCGCTTTGCGGAGCCAATCGGTATCTTCGGACAGGGACGGTCCGGGAGTTCTGGCAGCCTCGGATGTCAGCGGAGGAGGACCATAGATGGTGAATAGTTCGCGGTAGTGGGCTTCCACTGAAGAAGGATCTTCGGCGAAATGTTCGTACTTTTCCTGAATGTAGCCCAGATTGGGACCGTAATACTTGCTCCAGACGGATTCGTTGTAGGACTCTTTGGCTGACATGAAACATCCTCCTAACAGTTAAACTCCAAAGGTGGCGGTGAACAAGGAGGGCCCGCTTTTGGAGCTTCGATGGTTACGTTTACATTCTATAATAAAAAGAAACCATTATAAAGTAAGTGCCTCATCCTATTGTGCTACTTTCAACATTTGTAATCAATTCAAGCTTTCGTCCAATTCGTTCGAAAAAAGGCATAATTTTGAGCAGGACCAACATAGAGGGTTCTCTGTTTTCAAAATTAATGGTTAGCAGACTTGAAAAATGGGTATTTGTCATATATAGTTCATTCATACTACTAAGATCATACATATGTTCAAGTTATTTCTACTTCCGGGTGCCGTTTGATCAACTCTATTTTTTTCTCCGCGCATACTTACTTATTTCCAAAATTCGACACACTTTTGGGCAAGCTTCTTGTATAATATTCTTGCAAGACTCGTTGTAATGAGAACAAGATCAGATCCTTGAATAGCAAGGGTCCAGTAAAAGGTAAACTTGCTGAAAGGCAGGGGCACAAAGTCTCGGGTCTAAGGTAATTTTTATATACTACGACGGCCGGACTGCCTGGGGACAAAAATCTTAGGAGGAGATTTTTTGGACAAGTCCAACCAGGGGAACATCGGAGAGCTGCAGACGTCAGAGCTTGATATGGAATGGGTGTATTTGCTTCTGAAAGCAAAGAAGCAAGGGCTCCAAGTGGATGAGATTCGTCGGTTCTTCAATGACAGGACCCTTAAGGCAATGTAGCAAGAGGGGTCTGACAGGGCATTATCAATTGAAATTTGAGAGAGGACATGGCGGCGCGGCGTCATGTCCTCTGTATGTTTGTGGGCTTTGCTGGGTCACTGGTCCTTCTGTTCAAGACGCCATTTCTGGTAATCCAGAAACTCCTTAAACTCGCGTTTACTGACGCCCGAAGCCATAGCCTCCTGAACCAGTTTGAACCATTCGGAATCCAGCGGTTCCTCCTGCGTATCGGAAATCTCCCCATAGAGAAGAACGTGAACGGGAACGTCCAGAGCCTCGGCAATTTTTTCAATGAATTGGATAGAGGGGTTGGATTGAATGTTGCGTTCAACATTGCTTAAGTATGATTTGGCCACATCAGCCTTGCCCGCCAGCTCGGATAAAGATAATCCCTTCTCCAGACGAAGATGCTGAATGTGTTGTCCTATATTATCTGGCACGATGAGTTACGCCCCCCTCCTTGTTTTTGGTACTAGTATAGCAAAGGTCCGCATACAAGGCAAAGCAGGCATTTTCCAGAAATTCTAACGAATCTGAAAGCTATCGGCGGCTGGGCGCTGCCTTCTATCCCTTCGATTTCTGCGGCGGCGCGCCAGCGAATCGTCAGGGTAACGGCACGCCCCGGGAGCTGACGTACAGGTCATACCATTCCTTACGGGTAAGTGCAAGCTTGTCCGCCCCTTCGCAGGCTGAGATGCGCTTCGGATTTACCGTTCCGATGACGGGCTGAATCGTGGCCGGATGCGCCATCAGCCAGGAGAGGACAATCGCTTCCGGGGTTGTCCCTTTCTCATCGGCCAGCGTACGGACAAGGCGCGCGGTGCTGCGGACCGTTTCGGATTCTCCGTCCAGCGGGCGACCGCTGTATTTGCCCTGGGCCAGCGGCCCCCACGCCTGAAGCTGGATATTCTCCAGTCTGCAGTGCTCGACCGTTCCCTCGGGCATACCTTGCTCTCTCCAGGCTTTCTGATTGACGCTTACAACCGAATCGAGCCAGTAGATCTTCTCAAGGCTCATCTCCAGTTGATTGACGATAAACGGCTCTTCGCTGTATGCCTGAAGCAGCTTGATCTGCCCCTCGCTCATATTGGAGACGCCGAAATGCCGCACCTTGCCGGATTGCTTAAGCAGGTGAAGCGCTTCGCCCACCTCTTCAGGGTCCATCAGCGGATCGGGCCGGTGAAGCAGCAGAATATCAAGGTATTCGGCTCCCAGACGAGACAGGATGCCGTCCACGCTGCTCAGGATATGGCTCTTGGAGAAATCGAACACGTTGGAGCTTTCGCCCGGTTCGGCCAGCTTAATGCCGCACTTCGATTGAAGAATGATACGTTCACGCAGCTCCGGCCGTTCTTTAAGGACGGTGCCGAATACTTGCTCGGCTTTGCCGCGGGTGTAAATATCGGCATGGTCGAACATGTTGACGCCGATGGAGAGCGCAGCTTCGACAGCCTCATGTCCTTCATTGATCTGCTCTTTGGTAATCGCCTCGCGGTCCCAGTCTCCACCAAGGCCCATACAGCCCAGGACAAGCCGGCTTGCGGGAATTCCGCGCTTGTTAAGCGGTAACGTTTTCAATTCAATCCCTCCGTCATAGTGATAGATGATTTCAGAGATATTGTACAACTTTGGAAGCCAGTACGATACTTTTAATCGCTTAAGAAGCGGTGCCAGGCGGCATACAAGGGGGCTACTCCTTTAGATCCAAGGGCTTCCCGATATCGCCGAGCTTGTGCGCCCGTACGTCAGCGTACAGGCGCTTCAGCCATTTCAGTTCCGTCAGGCTGTGCTCATATTTGCCGTACATGAGATGAAGCGCGGCGCGGGGAACGGTGGAAACATGCTCTTCATAGACCTGATAAGCGAGATTGACCTGATGCTCGGTCTCCCGGATGCGCTCCTCCAACAGTTTCGCAATCTTGTCCGGATCAACATGCCGCGAGAAGGCGAGCGCGAGGTACATCGGATGATAGAGGGTGTCGTTCTGCTTAAACAGCTGCAGCAGGAGCTGCTCGAACAAGGCCCTTCCCGAACCGGTGATCCGGTATATGGTTTTGTCCGGCCGGTCGCTGCTGCGGATAATCTCAATCTGTGCAATCTGTCCGTTCTTGGCTAATTGGTCGACGGCGTAGTACAGGGAGCCCATTTGCAGCTTCGTAATCTGATCGATCGCGCGGTCTTTCATCACCAGCATCATTTCATAGGGATGCATGTCCCGTTCCAGCAGCAGCCCGAGAATAGCCAGCTTCATTGACATGGCAGCTCTAATCCTTGCTGGTCGCCGGCTGCGGAGCTTTACTGCGGGTGAAGAGGCGGTCCTTCGGCATGAGCAGCACGGCCGCGAGCCCTAGCACCGCCGGAATAAGCGCCCACAGGAACGTATGCGCAATGGAGGAAGACAGCGCGGCTGAGATTTTCTCAAGCACGGGAGCCGGAATCTGCGCTCTTGCTTCCGGGGTCAGCGCGGCGCGCGGATCGCCGAAGGCGGATGACTGGGCGCTGCCGCCGAACGTAGCGCTGAGTTTGTCCGTGAACAAATTGCGCTGGGTGATGCCGAAGATGGTGATCCCGAGCGTCATGCCAAGCGAACGCATAAAGGTGCAAGTCGACGTGGCCGAACCGCGCTGGCGGACATCAAAATGATGGACAGAGGACATGTTGAGCACCGAGAAGGAGAATCCGACGCCAAATCCGGTTACAGCCATAAAGAGATTGACCTGCAGGCGGGTAGTATCCGGCGACAGGGTCCCAAGCAGAGCAACGCCGGCGACGAAGAAGACAGTGGACAGCAGCATGATGTTCCGGAAGCTGGCCCGGGCTGTCAGCTGGCCGCCAAGCTGGGCGCCGACGACCGAACCGATCATCATCGGCATCAGAATCAGGCCGGAATTCGTGGCGGAGCCGCCGAATACGCCCTGCACGAAGATTGGGATGTAGACGGTTGCCACAATGAAGGCTGAGCCGTAGAAGAGAGCAGCCAGAGCGCTTGTCGCGAACAGCCTGTTCCGGAACATGCTGAATGTGATAACGGGTTCGGCCGCACGCCGCTCAATGAGCAGAAAGGTGATCAGCAGCACCGCAAAGCCCGCGAACAAGCCAAGAATGGCGGAGGAGCCCCAGGCATATTCCTGCCCGCCCAGCTCCAGAGCGAACATGAGGCAGATAATAGCGCCGACCAGCGTAAAGGCGCCGCCCCAGTCGATCCGCTGCTTGGAGTGAGCCACCGATTCTTTGTAGGCCAGAGCGATCATGATAAAGGCGATCACCCCGAGAGGGAGATTGATGTAGAATATCCAGCGCCAGCCGACATAATCGGTGATATAAGCGCCAAGCAGCGGACCGAGGACGCTTGAGATGCCGAAGACCGCGCCGAACAGTCCTGTCATCTTGCCGCGCTTCTCCGGCGGAAAGATATCGAATATAATCGTGAACGCGATCGGCATCAGCGCGCCGCCGCCCACACCTTGAATCGCTCGGTAGATGCTGAGCTGGGTAATGCTGCCCGCGGTGCCGCAGAGGGCCGAGCCGACCAGGAACAGCAGCAGTCCGAGCATGAAGAAGCGTTTGCGTCCGTACATATCGGACAGCTTGCCGAAGACGGGAGTACCGGCCATCACCATGACCATATACGCCGAGGTTACCCATACCAGCTTGTCCATCCCTCCGAGGTCGGAGACAATTGTTCCCAGAGCCGCCGCGACGATGGTATTGTCCATGGCCGACATCAGGACGCCAAGGAGCAGACCGGCAACGACCAGCTTCAGGTTGCTTTCTTTGGAATGCATTGCTTAATACTCCTTTTCTGTAAGTTAGTGAAACTTATTATATTCAAATTTGAATAGGGGATCAATACATTTTTTGACCAAAAAAGAACCCCACTGCGAGTGGAGTCCTGCTGCTCACGCTTATTCGGTTTCTTCGCGCCCCCGTGGAAGGCAAAAGGCCTATACCGCGGCTTCCTTGGTGCGCAGCTGTCTGGATTCGATATAGCTGATGAAGAACTCTGTAAGCTCCGGATCGAATTGGCTGCCCGCACACGCCCTGAGCTCGACAATCGCCTCTTCCACGGATTTGGTCGGCTGGTAGGGACGTTCCGTCGTCATCGCGTCAAAGGAATCGATAATGGTCAGCATCCGGCACAGCCTTGGAATTTCCTCGCCCTTAAAGCCGTGCGGATAGCCTTTGCCATCGTACCTTTCGTGGTGCAGTTCGATGTAGGGGGCCAAATCCTTAAACTTATCGCCCATAAGCGCCATTTGCTTGCCCCAGGTCACATGCCATTTCACCATTTCCCATTCCTCGGGCGTGAGTTTCTCCTTCTTATTTAGTATGCCCCAGGGAATTTCGAGCTTGCCGATATCATGGATTAGCGCTCCCAGCGTGAACTGGCGTTTGGACAGGCTGTCCAGCAAGAGCAGCTCGCTGATGTCCATCGCGTACCGGAATACCCGTTTGGAATGCTTAAAAGTTTCCAGGTCCTTGTACATGAACAGGTTAAGCTGCTGCTCAATATCACGTACGTCCTGGCTGAAATCGATATCCTGCTCTTGCGGCGATTGGTGGCCGTAGACATGGACCATATTCTTGCCCTGCTTCTTGGCGTAGTACAATGCCTGGTCGGCCTGATCTACAAGCTCCGATTTGTCATGAATGTCGCTGCGGTAGCCCGCGATTCCTGAAGAAAAGGACAGACAGCCCTGAGGGAAGATCTCCGCCCCTTCAAAATGGGAGTTGTTCAGCGTTTTGCGCAGACGGTCGAGAAAGCTTTTAGCCTGTTCGGTGTCGTATGAAGGCATCAGGAGTGTAAATTCTTCCCCACCGTAGCGGGAGACGACCATTTCTGGGCTGCCGCATTCCTTTTTCAGCAATTCCGCCAAAAAAACGATCAGCCCGTCACCCTTGAGATGGCCGAAGTGGTCATTATATTTCTTGAAATCGTCGATATCGATCATGGCCAGCGACAACGAGGAGCCCGTGCTTCTGGACTTGCGCATTTCCTCTTCCAGCGTCAGCTCGAAATAGCTGTGATTGAACAGACCTGTCCGCGGGTCCCGGTTCGCACGTTCTTCGATGTCCCGGTACATCGCGAACATCTGCTTGAACGCATAAGACAGCAAAACGCTGAGACAGAGAAACAAGGCCAGCCCGAAAATATGATTATGATATAAAAGGATGACCAGCACCAGCGCCAGCACCAGCGTGCTGAGGTAGGCAATGATCGTATCCTTCATCATTCCTTTTAGCGTTTCGTACAGATTCTCATTATAGAAGACATAGTAGTAAAAGACGATCAGCATCGTATTCAGCACGAAATATATCGCCATGCCTCCGGCATACGCCAGCAGATGGCTGTCCATGAGCGGTCCCCGTACGCCGCCCAGCGCGGTAAAGGAGAAAGACGCCGAGGCGATAATGATTGAGTATATGGCAAAGTTGATTAGATGCTTCCACCAGATGGTCTTGCGTTCAATCAGGAAAATAGCCACGGACGAGACTAGAAGGACGGTTAAGCTGAACGTGGGGCCAAACACGAAAATACAGGCCAGATAAACGGAGGAGTCGAGGGATAACCCGTTGCCCTGCGGAGGAAGCTGGAATGTAAAGAAAGTCAGTACGACAGCCGCTCCGGATAGCGCATACACCCATACCCAGGTTGGAGCAGTATAGTGAATAAAAGCGCCCTGATTATATATCGTGAACAGACCGAGTCCCGCCAGACAAATGGCAATTGCGTAAAGGTGACTCAGGTTCAGCTTGGCTATGAGCGTTTTCCACTTTGGCAAAAGTTACCCTCCTCTCGCAAGTATCTTGATTGTCCCATATATTTTAAGGGATATACCGGAAATTTCATAGATGCCGATGGGCAAAATACAGGGATATAAGAAGAAATGGCTTCGTATGTTAAAAAAGCAGGCTGAACATCAGCCTGCTTCTGTTTCATTCAATCAACGGCCGCCGCCGATAAGTCTGAATCCGGAGGTCAAAGCCATAACCACGGAAGCAACGATAACGGTATTGATGATAATGCGCGAATACAGCATGCCGTCCCATTTCTTTTTCATAATTGTTCACCCCTTTCGATAATGGATCGTCAAGACTGCTTGGCTTCCATCTCCTGTGTCGGAATCTGTCTTCTGTCTGGAACAAGGATGTGCTGAAGGTAGAGGAAAATCCCTACATTCATTACAATATCGCCAACGCTGATGACCTGGGTGCGCGGATAAGGCTTGGACAGCGGGATAATATCCCCAAGGAACGACAGCCTGGTTGCGGAGTCCATCAGAAAATGCTTCGTAACAACGGCTCCCGATTGCAGAAGATGTACGTAATAAGGGTCCAAGACCTTTGCCGCCTCCAGCGAGACAGGCATCTTGCCGCCATTGACGGCCATGACGAGAAAGTTCAGAAAGACTCCGGCAAAAATAAACAAGAAGCCCGGAGTGCTCCGGTTCAACCACAGGATGTAAAGCCCTGCCACGTACACGGCGGCAAAAACGATACCGCTGGACGCAGCAAAGGCAGATGACCGGTCATTCAGTTCAAACACGACAAACTGCAGCAATAAAAGCAGGGGAAACCATAAGCCGCCTCTAATTCGCAGGCTGCCAAACTGTGTCAGGCCGTAGCGAAATCCGCCCCGGAGCAGACCGACCACCAAACCGAGCACAATACCGTCGTAGACCATGTTGAATGCTCCTATACTTATGTATTGATAAAAAAATGTATGGATAAGAAATCCGATGCACATTAGGAATATTCGAGCCTAATTATGTAAATCCTTCTGGCCATAACAATTTCCCTCAAAATTCCTCAAGAATATGTGTCGAAAAAATTAAAAAGCGGGCTAATAGATTTCCGCCGCTTGACATACCCCTATGGGGTATAATAAAGTGATGTTGAGGAGGTTGATGCATGACGGCACATGAGAAGCATGATGAAGGGCTTGACCATCGGTCCTGCGGCAGCGATTGCCATTCTTCCGAAGAACGCAAAAGTCACCATACCCAGGAATTCAAGAACGGGCTGACGACCCGGCTTAACCGCATAGAAGGGCAGATTCGGGGCATCAAAGGCATGATCGAGCGCGACACCTACTGCGATGATGTTCTCACCCAGCTTGCGGCGGTCCAGTCGGCGCTTGGCGGCGTCGGAAAGCTGCTGCTTGAGGGCCATATGAAGAGCTGTATTATTGAAAGGATCGAAGCTGGAGAACATGAGGTTATTGACGAACTGCTGATTACGGTCGGCAGATTAATGAAATAAGGAGAGGATTAATAATGGCGAACGTTGTATTGAATGTAGAGGGAATGTCCTGCGGACATTGCGTAAGCTCAGTGGAGAAAGCGGTAAGCAATCTGGGGGCGTCCGCAACAGTGGATCTGGCATCCAAGACGGTAGCGGTAGATTATGACGACAGCAAGCTCAGCCTGGGAGCCATTAAGGAAGCGATTGAAGAACAGGGCTATGACGTAGTTCAATAAGCCGGACGAGGCATACGCCAAGGCATGGAGCGGCAGGGAGAGGAAGTCCCGAAAAGACGCTCCACGCCTTCTCTTTTTTACATTTTACATACCCCCTACGGGTACCGGGAAGGATGTGATCTTATGGAGGAAACAGCAGCGGCGCCCGTAGAGGAGTTGGCGACCTTACAGATTACGGGCATGACTTGCTCCGCCTGCGCTGCGCGGATCGAGAAAGGGCTGGCCCGCATGGAGGGCGTATCCCGGGCGAACGTCAACCTTGCGCTGGAGCAGGCGGCCGTTGGCTTTGATCCGAAGGTTGTCAGCGTGCCGAAGATTGAGGAGAAGATCCGCTCGCTCGGTTACGACACGGTAAAAGAAGCGGCGGACTTCGATATTTCGGGCATGACCTGCGCCGCCTGTTCGGCCCGGATTGAGAAGGTGCTCGGAAAGCTGCCGGGCATCGCAGGAGTCAATGTCAATCTCGCGCTTGAAACGGCGCATGTGGAATATACCCCGGGGATGATTAGTCTTCAGGATATCATCGCCAAGGTCGACTCGATCGGCTATAAAGCTTCGCTCAAGGAAGACCGGAAGGAGACCGCCGACCGGCGAGAGCTTGAAATCAGCCGCAAGCGCATAAAGTGGATGATTTCGGCGCTATTGTCTCTGCCGCTTCTGTGGGCGATGGTTGGGCATTTCTCATTCACTTCATGGATTCCCGTACCGGAGCTGTTCATGAATCCGTGGTTCCAGCTTGTTCTGGCTACCCCGGTGCAGTTCATAATCGGCTGGCAGTTCTATGTCGGCGCCTACAAGGCGCTTCGTAACGGCAGCGCCAATATGGATGTTCTGGTGGCGCTGGGCACGTCGGCCGCTTACTTCTACAGCTTGTACCTCACGCTCGATTCCCTTCGTATGAACGGAATGAATCATACGGTCGAAATGTACTATGAGACAGGAGCCGTGCTGATCACGCTGATTCTGGTCGGCAAATGGTTCGAGGCGCTGGCCAAGGGCCGCTCCTCCGACGCCATCCGCAGCCTGATGGGCCTGCAGGCCAAGACAGCGCTCGTGATCCGTGAAGGAACGGAGATTAGCGTTCCTGTAGAGGAGGTCGTTATCGGGGATATCGTACTCGTGAAGCCGGGCACCAAGATTCCCGTTGACGGCGAAGT from Paenibacillus sophorae encodes:
- a CDS encoding 2-oxoglutarate dehydrogenase E1 component → MSAKESYNESVWSKYYGPNLGYIQEKYEHFAEDPSSVEAHYRELFTIYGPPPLTSEAARTPGPSLSEDTDWLRKAVRASKLIASIRIFGHLAADIDPLEQGHTSMAKWLDPETYELTREDLLALPASLIWENAPQDVLTGWDAYHRMRQTYTKTIAYEFGHVHDEQELRWLNSQAESATSPAPLTPAERKGLLGRLIQVEQFETFLHKTFVGQKRFSLEGNDALVPMLDEIVRAAAHDGAEHILMGMAHRGRLNVLAHILGKPYDIIFSEFHHSPNKELFPSEGSMGINYGWTGDVKYHLGADRAFHEGETVRARLTLANNPSHLEFVNPVVEGFARAAQEDRSAPGLPVLNTNKAMAVLIHGDAAFPGEGIVAETLNIGKLQGYQNGGTIHIIVNNRIGFTTESEDSRSTHYASDLAKGYEIPIVHVNADDPEACIDAVRLASAYRNLFKKDFLIDLIGYRRHGHNEMDDPEMTQPIVYGKVKNHPTVLRIYAERLEREKVITQDELAKMSAEADNVLQQAYERMKEGKQKNGETKTAVALQTDEESSAPTAVPLGRLQSINRQLLSFPEGFKVYPKLQRILQRRKDLLNDGEKVDWALAETLAFATILQDGTPIRLSGQDAQRGTFSQRHLVLHDSETGELYSPLHQLEDTKASFGVYNSPLSEASVLGYEYGYNVFAPETFVLWEAQYGDFANAAQVIIDQFISAGRAKWTQRSNLAILLPHGYEGQGPEHSSGRLERYLQLSAEENWTVANLTSAAQYFHLLRRQASLCGQADAKPLVIMAPKSLLRNPRSASSGLELASGQFQPVLPEPLLGQTPGAVKRLVVCSGKIAIDLQAELEAAAGQDLSWLHILRFEQLYPFPARELAVYLNDFTSLQEIIWVQEEPKNMGAWSYIEPRLRAIAPSNTAVRYIGRPERSSPASGYADVHTFEQRRIVTEALNSNSQTKAAVPSPSGTVSR
- a CDS encoding helix-turn-helix domain-containing protein, translating into MPDNIGQHIQHLRLEKGLSLSELAGKADVAKSYLSNVERNIQSNPSIQFIEKIAEALDVPVHVLLYGEISDTQEEPLDSEWFKLVQEAMASGVSKREFKEFLDYQKWRLEQKDQ
- a CDS encoding cation transporter, translated to MANVVLNVEGMSCGHCVSSVEKAVSNLGASATVDLASKTVAVDYDDSKLSLGAIKEAIEEQGYDVVQ
- a CDS encoding aldo/keto reductase encodes the protein MKTLPLNKRGIPASRLVLGCMGLGGDWDREAITKEQINEGHEAVEAALSIGVNMFDHADIYTRGKAEQVFGTVLKERPELRERIILQSKCGIKLAEPGESSNVFDFSKSHILSSVDGILSRLGAEYLDILLLHRPDPLMDPEEVGEALHLLKQSGKVRHFGVSNMSEGQIKLLQAYSEEPFIVNQLEMSLEKIYWLDSVVSVNQKAWREQGMPEGTVEHCRLENIQLQAWGPLAQGKYSGRPLDGESETVRSTARLVRTLADEKGTTPEAIVLSWLMAHPATIQPVIGTVNPKRISACEGADKLALTRKEWYDLYVSSRGVPLP
- a CDS encoding anti-repressor SinI family protein → MDKSNQGNIGELQTSELDMEWVYLLLKAKKQGLQVDEIRRFFNDRTLKAM
- a CDS encoding DUF5317 domain-containing protein; translation: MVYDGIVLGLVVGLLRGGFRYGLTQFGSLRIRGGLWFPLLLLLQFVVFELNDRSSAFAASSGIVFAAVYVAGLYILWLNRSTPGFLFIFAGVFLNFLVMAVNGGKMPVSLEAAKVLDPYYVHLLQSGAVVTKHFLMDSATRLSFLGDIIPLSKPYPRTQVISVGDIVMNVGIFLYLQHILVPDRRQIPTQEMEAKQS
- a CDS encoding PadR family transcriptional regulator; translation: MSMKLAILGLLLERDMHPYEMMLVMKDRAIDQITKLQMGSLYYAVDQLAKNGQIAQIEIIRSSDRPDKTIYRITGSGRALFEQLLLQLFKQNDTLYHPMYLALAFSRHVDPDKIAKLLEERIRETEHQVNLAYQVYEEHVSTVPRAALHLMYGKYEHSLTELKWLKRLYADVRAHKLGDIGKPLDLKE
- a CDS encoding diguanylate cyclase, encoding MPKWKTLIAKLNLSHLYAIAICLAGLGLFTIYNQGAFIHYTAPTWVWVYALSGAAVVLTFFTFQLPPQGNGLSLDSSVYLACIFVFGPTFSLTVLLVSSVAIFLIERKTIWWKHLINFAIYSIIIASASFSFTALGGVRGPLMDSHLLAYAGGMAIYFVLNTMLIVFYYYVFYNENLYETLKGMMKDTIIAYLSTLVLALVLVILLYHNHIFGLALFLCLSVLLSYAFKQMFAMYRDIEERANRDPRTGLFNHSYFELTLEEEMRKSRSTGSSLSLAMIDIDDFKKYNDHFGHLKGDGLIVFLAELLKKECGSPEMVVSRYGGEEFTLLMPSYDTEQAKSFLDRLRKTLNNSHFEGAEIFPQGCLSFSSGIAGYRSDIHDKSELVDQADQALYYAKKQGKNMVHVYGHQSPQEQDIDFSQDVRDIEQQLNLFMYKDLETFKHSKRVFRYAMDISELLLLDSLSKRQFTLGALIHDIGKLEIPWGILNKKEKLTPEEWEMVKWHVTWGKQMALMGDKFKDLAPYIELHHERYDGKGYPHGFKGEEIPRLCRMLTIIDSFDAMTTERPYQPTKSVEEAIVELRACAGSQFDPELTEFFISYIESRQLRTKEAAV
- a CDS encoding metal-sensitive transcriptional regulator, which codes for MTAHEKHDEGLDHRSCGSDCHSSEERKSHHTQEFKNGLTTRLNRIEGQIRGIKGMIERDTYCDDVLTQLAAVQSALGGVGKLLLEGHMKSCIIERIEAGEHEVIDELLITVGRLMK
- a CDS encoding MDR family MFS transporter, which produces MHSKESNLKLVVAGLLLGVLMSAMDNTIVAAALGTIVSDLGGMDKLVWVTSAYMVMVMAGTPVFGKLSDMYGRKRFFMLGLLLFLVGSALCGTAGSITQLSIYRAIQGVGGGALMPIAFTIIFDIFPPEKRGKMTGLFGAVFGISSVLGPLLGAYITDYVGWRWIFYINLPLGVIAFIMIALAYKESVAHSKQRIDWGGAFTLVGAIICLMFALELGGQEYAWGSSAILGLFAGFAVLLITFLLIERRAAEPVITFSMFRNRLFATSALAALFYGSAFIVATVYIPIFVQGVFGGSATNSGLILMPMMIGSVVGAQLGGQLTARASFRNIMLLSTVFFVAGVALLGTLSPDTTRLQVNLFMAVTGFGVGFSFSVLNMSSVHHFDVRQRGSATSTCTFMRSLGMTLGITIFGITQRNLFTDKLSATFGGSAQSSAFGDPRAALTPEARAQIPAPVLEKISAALSSSIAHTFLWALIPAVLGLAAVLLMPKDRLFTRSKAPQPATSKD